The sequence AAAGGGGCTGTGTCTCGATATCCTCTTCTGCTATGAATTCGTTCGTCAGGCAGGCGTGCACATCATAATTGCGGAGTGCATGCTCGATATCAGGCCGGGTGAGCACTTCTTTCAGGGCGACATGCATATCCGGGAACTCCTGGCGGTACCAGCCGAGTACACCGGGAATCCAATTTTTCACGGATTCGATCATCCCGATACGGACCTCCCCGCTTCCTGCAATCTTCACTTCCCCGACTTCCTTTTCGAACAGATCCATTTCCGCCAGCACCTGCAGGGCCCGTTCATGGAACACACGGCCGGATTCCGTCAGGTCCACACGTTTGGTCGTGCGCTCCAGCAGCTGGAATCCGATCTGTTCCTCGAGCGACCGGATCGCTTTGCTGAGTGACGGCTGGGACAGGTGGAGCTTGGCTGCCGCGCCGGAGAACCCCCCTTCCGCAACGACGGCCGCGAAGTACCTGAGCTGTTTGATATCCATATACTCTTCCCTCCCTTTCCGTTTAATTATAACCTGAATGCATAAGTAAATGAATGATAGGTATTTGAATTAATAAATGAGCGCCCGTATAATGGGGCGTATTGCTACGAAAAATGAAAGGGTGATCACCATGATGCAACCAGCAGATCCGCGAAATTGGAATGGCCGCATTGACGATGCGTCGAACCGTGCCGCATACCGTTTCCATCAGATTGTCCAGCTTGCGCCCCATAAAGAAAGCGTTCCCAATGAAAGGACTCTGGCATTGCTCGGGTTTTCATCCGACGAAGGCGTGCGGCGCAACAACGGCCGGACCGGCGCTGCCGAAGGACCCGACGCCCTCCGGAAAGAGCTTGCGAAACTGCCATGGCATCAGCCCGGGACCGATCGGCTGATCGACCTCGGGACCGTTGTCTGCGAAGGCGGCAGGCTGGAAGAGGCCCAGGCCGAACTCGGCGATGCAGTCTGTATGAGCCTTTCCGCAAATCAGAAGACGGTCATTCTCGGGGGCGGCCATGAAACCGCTTACGGCCATTATTCAGGCGTCCGGACATTTGCTGGCCCCAAAGCCCGGATCGGTGTCGTCAACATTGACGCCCACTTCGATCTGAGAAGCTACGCGGAACAGCCGTCGTCCGGCACGATGTTCAAACAGATGCTCGATGGCGATGGCCCGGTTTCCTACTTCGTCGCAGGCATCCAGGAGTTCGGCAACACGGCTCTCCTGTTCAATGAAGCAGACCGTCTCGGCGTCCAGTACGTCACGGAGCGGGAGCTGGAAATGCTGCCGTTTGCGGAAGTTGCAGACCGTTTGCGGCAATTCATCGACGGGCATGACGTCATCATGCTGACGCTCTGTTCGGACGTCCTGGATGCAGCCGCTGCACCGGGTGTCAGCGCCCCGTCGCCGTTCGGCCTATCACCGAAGCTGGTCCGGGAGCTGATCCGCTTTGCCGCGTCCGACTCGAAAACGCTTTCATTTGACATATCAGAAGTGAATCCTTCGCTCGACGAAGGCGGCCGCACTGTGAAACTCGGCGCCTATCTGACGAACGAAGCGATCGTATCACTGCTTGGAGGTACAATGTATGACGATTGAATTGAACCAGGTGACCACGCTGTTCCTCGCGATGGCCCTTCTCCTTCTCGGGAACCTGCTCGTCCGTAAGACGAAGATCCTCCAGAAGTTCTGCATCCCCGCGCCGGTCGTCGGCGGGCTGCTGTTCGCAATACTTGCCACAATTTTGAAAACGACGGGCATCGTCTCCTTCACACTGGATACGTCGCTGCAGAATCTGTTCATGCTGACGTTCTTCGCGACAGTCGGTCTCGGGGCAAGCTTCGCCCTCATTAAATTGGGCGGCAAGCTGCTGATCATCTACTGGATCGCCTGTGCGTTCCTTGCACTCATGCAGAACGTCATCGGTGTGTCGATGTCGTACCTGTTCGACATCCATCCGCTGATCGGTATGATGGCGGGAGCTGTTTCGATGGAAGGCGGCCACGGCGGTGCGACCGCCTATGGGACAACCGTCGAAGCGATGGGCATCGACTCGGCATTCTCGATCGGAATCGCAGCTGCGACGTTCGGTCTCGTTGCCGGCGGCCTTGTCGGCGGTCCGCTCGTCAAGTTCCTTATCAACAAATACAATCTGAAATCCAATGAAGCCGCGGACACGAAAGAAACATACGAATACAATGCCGAGCTGCATGAGCCTGCCATTTCGGTCGACAACTTCACGATGCAGGCATTTTTGATCGTCGCTTCCATGGCGGGCGGTTCGCTGCTCGGCGAATTATTCGGCAGGCTGACAGACGGGATTGCACTCCCGAATTATGTCGGCGCCATGTTCGCCGCCGTCATCATCCGGAATGTCATCGACCGGTTCAACGGCAATCTCATCCATATGAAGAGCATCACACTGATCGGTGATGTCGCGCTCGGCATCTTCCTGTCGATGGCCCTCATGAGCATCAAGCTGTGGGAAGTCGCCGGCCTTGCACTGCCGCTTCTGGTCATCGTTTTCGTCCAGGTCGTCTTCCTCGTGCTGTTCGCGGTGTTCGTCCTGTTCCGCATCCTCGGCAAGAACTACGATGCCGCCGTCATGTGTGCCGGATTCGCCGGCCACGGACTCGGCGCGACGCCGAATGCGATGGCCAACATGGCCGCCGTCACG comes from Sporosarcina trichiuri and encodes:
- a CDS encoding LysR family transcriptional regulator — protein: MDIKQLRYFAAVVAEGGFSGAAAKLHLSQPSLSKAIRSLEEQIGFQLLERTTKRVDLTESGRVFHERALQVLAEMDLFEKEVGEVKIAGSGEVRIGMIESVKNWIPGVLGWYRQEFPDMHVALKEVLTRPDIEHALRNYDVHACLTNEFIAEEDIETQPLYEEKLVLVMSAAHRLAGMEEIGLTHIADEPFIITGKGFQTRSNILQAFEAEGLVPNICSDADRFETILTLVEAGIGISIIPRNYIGSTVPEMLVIKELDSASLDRTVYLACMKNRYRPPAIEVLLERMQAGISNPTE
- the hutG gene encoding formimidoylglutamase, translating into MMQPADPRNWNGRIDDASNRAAYRFHQIVQLAPHKESVPNERTLALLGFSSDEGVRRNNGRTGAAEGPDALRKELAKLPWHQPGTDRLIDLGTVVCEGGRLEEAQAELGDAVCMSLSANQKTVILGGGHETAYGHYSGVRTFAGPKARIGVVNIDAHFDLRSYAEQPSSGTMFKQMLDGDGPVSYFVAGIQEFGNTALLFNEADRLGVQYVTERELEMLPFAEVADRLRQFIDGHDVIMLTLCSDVLDAAAAPGVSAPSPFGLSPKLVRELIRFAASDSKTLSFDISEVNPSLDEGGRTVKLGAYLTNEAIVSLLGGTMYDD
- the gltS gene encoding sodium/glutamate symporter, which codes for MTIELNQVTTLFLAMALLLLGNLLVRKTKILQKFCIPAPVVGGLLFAILATILKTTGIVSFTLDTSLQNLFMLTFFATVGLGASFALIKLGGKLLIIYWIACAFLALMQNVIGVSMSYLFDIHPLIGMMAGAVSMEGGHGGATAYGTTVEAMGIDSAFSIGIAAATFGLVAGGLVGGPLVKFLINKYNLKSNEAADTKETYEYNAELHEPAISVDNFTMQAFLIVASMAGGSLLGELFGRLTDGIALPNYVGAMFAAVIIRNVIDRFNGNLIHMKSITLIGDVALGIFLSMALMSIKLWEVAGLALPLLVIVFVQVVFLVLFAVFVLFRILGKNYDAAVMCAGFAGHGLGATPNAMANMAAVTERYGPSRTAYLIVPIVGAFLIDVVSMPIIITTINIFS